A segment of the Aromatoleum aromaticum EbN1 genome:
GCGCGGGGAACGGCCTGGATCAGTCGATCGTCAGCCGCTTCGCCTGTTCCGGAGCCTTCTTCGGCAGGCTCAGTTCGAGTACGCCGTCATTGAACTTCGCGCTCGACTTGCCTTCGTCGATCTCCTGGCCGAGCTGGAAGCTGCGCGACACCTTACCGAAATAACGCTCGGTGCGCAGGACGCGCTCGCCTTCCTTGACTTCCTTTTCCTGCTTGCGCTCGGCGCTGATCGACACGACCGGGCCGTCGATATGGACGTGGATGTCCTCCTTCTTGATGCCCGGCAGCTCAGCGTGCACCTGGTACGCGCTCTCGTCTTCCTTGACGTCGACACGCATCTGCGGCGCTTCGCCCTGGATGCCGGCGGTCATGTCGACGGGACGAACGAAAAACCCGCGCAGCAGATCGTCGAACGGGTCGCGACGGATGAGATTGCTCATGTTTTTCTCCTGTATGTCATCATGGGTTTGAACCGCTTACATAACCAATATAGGTGCGGGAGGCGGCTTTTCAAGCTTCCGCCCCCGCGCGGAACGTAATATCTCGTGTCCTGTCCGGAGCATTTCCATATGAGCGATATCACCGGGAACACGATCGGGAACGACGTGGCCACCAACAATTGCCCGCGTTGCGGCGCCGCTTTTACATGCGGCATGGAGGCCGGCTCGCCGAC
Coding sequences within it:
- a CDS encoding Hsp20/alpha crystallin family protein; translated protein: MSNLIRRDPFDDLLRGFFVRPVDMTAGIQGEAPQMRVDVKEDESAYQVHAELPGIKKEDIHVHIDGPVVSISAERKQEKEVKEGERVLRTERYFGKVSRSFQLGQEIDEGKSSAKFNDGVLELSLPKKAPEQAKRLTID